One stretch of Brevibacillus laterosporus DNA includes these proteins:
- a CDS encoding methionine gamma-lyase family protein: MFQLFAHGEQLRPLVEDVEEMIAKRHQEVSRLVDYNQFKVLRSFQKHEVNEFHFSPSTGYGYDDSGRATLESIYAEVFGGEAALVRPHIISGTHAIAISLFGMLRPGDHLLYITGKPYDTLEEVVGVRGEGQGSLKDYGISYDYVPLLENGSIDFTAVKAAIRPETKVIGIQRSRGYADRPSFTIAKLEEMISFVKEINPGVNVFVDNCYGEFTEEKEPLQVGADIMAGSLIKNPGGGLVKTGGYIVGREDLVTMASYRMAAPGIGAEGGASLYSLLEMFQGFFLAPHVVGEALKGAIFSSAMLEKLGFRTDPLWHEPRTDLIQSVEFGNAERLITFCQGIQKSAPVDSHVTPYPSPMPGYADEVIMAAGTFIQGASIEFSADGPLRAPYLGFVQGGLTYSHVKVGILTALDGMIAKGLLDI, encoded by the coding sequence ATGTTTCAACTGTTTGCGCACGGAGAGCAATTACGCCCGCTCGTGGAAGATGTAGAAGAAATGATTGCCAAGCGTCATCAAGAAGTATCTCGCTTGGTTGATTATAATCAATTCAAAGTATTACGTTCGTTTCAAAAGCATGAAGTGAATGAATTTCATTTTTCACCGTCTACAGGATACGGCTATGATGATAGTGGTCGAGCTACATTAGAATCCATTTATGCTGAGGTGTTTGGTGGAGAAGCTGCCTTGGTACGACCGCATATCATATCAGGTACGCATGCCATTGCCATTAGTTTATTTGGAATGTTGCGCCCAGGGGATCATTTATTATATATCACAGGCAAACCATATGATACGTTAGAAGAAGTAGTAGGTGTGCGTGGGGAAGGTCAAGGCTCCCTGAAGGATTACGGAATTAGCTATGACTACGTACCGCTATTGGAGAATGGAAGTATTGATTTTACTGCTGTAAAGGCAGCGATTCGTCCAGAAACGAAAGTGATTGGTATTCAACGTTCACGTGGATATGCCGATCGTCCCTCGTTTACGATTGCCAAGTTAGAGGAAATGATTTCTTTTGTTAAAGAAATAAATCCTGGCGTAAACGTGTTCGTAGACAATTGTTATGGCGAATTTACGGAAGAAAAAGAACCACTTCAGGTTGGCGCTGATATTATGGCAGGCTCGCTGATTAAAAATCCAGGCGGTGGTTTAGTCAAAACAGGTGGATATATTGTGGGGCGCGAAGATCTGGTCACAATGGCATCTTATCGTATGGCAGCCCCTGGGATTGGAGCGGAGGGAGGAGCGTCGTTATACTCCTTGTTGGAGATGTTCCAAGGATTTTTCTTAGCTCCACATGTGGTGGGTGAAGCGTTAAAAGGGGCTATTTTTTCCTCTGCCATGTTGGAAAAACTGGGATTCCGCACCGATCCATTGTGGCATGAACCACGTACGGATTTAATTCAATCTGTAGAATTTGGCAACGCTGAGCGTTTGATAACTTTCTGCCAAGGTATTCAGAAGTCAGCACCTGTCGACTCACATGTAACACCATATCCTAGTCCCATGCCAGGTTATGCGGATGAGGTTATCATGGCAGCAGGGACCTTTATTCAGGGTGCTAGCATTGAGTTTTCTGCTGATGGTCCCCTACGTGCGCCTTATTTGGGATTTGTACAGGGTGGACTCACTTACTCGCATGTAAAAGTGGGAATTTTAACAGCTTTAGATGGTATGATAGCAAAAGGCTTGCTTGATATATAA
- the hflX gene encoding GTPase HflX, giving the protein MSEWNKQQTALVVGCLLDQRNEERMRLSMDELGELARTAGVEVLEVITQNRDRVDSAWYLGTGKIQEIAELAVSLDVDVVIFNDELSSSQNRNLEALFECRVIDRTQLILDIFASRANSREGKIQVELAQYSYLLPRLAGQGNQMSRLGGGIGTRGPGETKLETDRRHIRRRISELKQQLDDIVRTRHLHRERRKKNHVYQIALVGYTNAGKSTLLNNLTKADTLQEDKLFATLDPTTRQLSLPSGKEVLLTDTVGFIQDLPTALIAAFRSTLEGVQEADLILHVVDCSHPDFEVHMEVVDKVLKDLEAESIPQLVVYNKADLLDSDRYLPRVEDSIQISALSEQDLQRLLNRIEGIVLTGYENVELIIPMERGDVISMMHRAGLEMEQEFSEDGTAYHITIRIKSDEPMYGRLIPYMVNPPVVNEEEW; this is encoded by the coding sequence ATGAGTGAATGGAATAAACAACAAACAGCTTTGGTAGTGGGTTGTCTATTAGATCAACGCAATGAGGAACGCATGCGACTATCCATGGACGAGTTGGGAGAACTTGCACGTACGGCTGGTGTTGAGGTGCTAGAAGTTATCACCCAAAATCGTGATCGTGTAGATTCAGCTTGGTATCTAGGAACGGGTAAAATTCAGGAAATAGCTGAATTAGCTGTGAGTCTGGATGTAGATGTCGTGATTTTTAACGATGAATTGTCTTCTAGCCAAAATCGTAATCTAGAAGCTTTATTTGAATGCCGGGTGATTGACCGTACACAGTTGATTCTAGATATATTTGCGAGTCGAGCTAATTCACGAGAAGGTAAAATTCAAGTAGAGTTAGCCCAATACAGCTATTTATTGCCACGACTTGCCGGACAAGGAAATCAGATGTCTCGATTGGGTGGAGGAATCGGTACGCGTGGGCCGGGTGAAACCAAATTGGAGACAGACCGCCGCCATATTCGTCGCCGAATTAGTGAATTGAAGCAACAGTTAGATGATATCGTTCGTACACGCCATCTTCACCGTGAACGTCGTAAGAAAAACCATGTGTATCAGATCGCATTGGTTGGCTATACGAACGCAGGTAAATCTACCTTACTAAACAATTTAACAAAAGCAGATACATTACAAGAAGATAAATTATTTGCTACGCTTGACCCCACCACACGTCAGTTGAGCCTGCCTAGTGGAAAGGAAGTGCTGTTGACGGATACGGTTGGTTTTATTCAAGATCTCCCGACTGCTCTCATTGCAGCTTTCCGTTCTACTTTGGAAGGTGTTCAGGAGGCAGATTTAATTTTACATGTGGTAGATTGCTCCCATCCTGACTTTGAAGTTCATATGGAGGTTGTGGACAAAGTCTTGAAGGATTTAGAAGCTGAAAGCATCCCCCAATTAGTTGTTTATAATAAGGCTGACTTACTTGATTCAGACAGATATTTGCCACGAGTAGAAGATTCCATTCAAATATCGGCATTGTCTGAACAAGATTTACAGCGTTTGCTCAACAGGATCGAAGGGATCGTGCTGACGGGGTATGAAAATGTCGAGCTAATTATTCCGATGGAGCGTGGAGATGTGATTTCTATGATGCATCGAGCTGGATTAGAAATGGAGCAGGAATTTTCCGAGGATGGAACTGCTTATCATATAACGATACGTATTAAGTCAGATGAGCCGATGTATGGGCGTTTGATTCCGTATATGGTAAATCCACCTGTTGTGAACGAAGAGGAATGGTAA
- a CDS encoding AAA family ATPase, producing the protein MKQAATMTKTVVTESPESPHRIQFVFHHPVVQPLKEPEPLADTVRSTANDHIKSVINELEKMIGLEEAKLVMYEIYALLRTNRERAKYQLKTEQQVYHMVFKGSPGTGKTTVARIFGKVLKEMGILSKGHLIEVERADLVGEFIGHTAQKTRDLIKKALGGILFVDEAYSLARGGEKDFGKEAVDCLTKAMEDHKNDFICILAGYTEEMDEFLQINPGLPSRFPIQIHFTDYEVEELMEIASIMVEEKQYVLSSTAKEKMKQHLIHLLSDPFLESFSNARYIRNLLEKAIRAQAMRLLKNAKPSKEELMNIRAEDLHISHFLN; encoded by the coding sequence ATGAAACAGGCTGCGACCATGACCAAGACGGTCGTTACGGAATCACCGGAATCACCACATCGAATTCAATTTGTGTTTCATCATCCGGTGGTCCAGCCGCTAAAGGAGCCAGAACCGCTGGCAGATACGGTACGCTCTACTGCTAACGATCATATTAAATCTGTTATTAATGAGCTGGAAAAAATGATTGGATTAGAGGAAGCAAAACTTGTCATGTACGAAATTTATGCCCTACTTAGAACGAACCGTGAACGAGCAAAATATCAATTAAAGACAGAGCAACAGGTCTATCATATGGTATTCAAAGGTAGCCCAGGAACAGGAAAGACTACGGTGGCACGGATTTTTGGGAAGGTACTAAAAGAGATGGGAATTTTGAGCAAGGGTCACTTAATTGAAGTGGAACGTGCTGATCTGGTTGGAGAGTTTATTGGGCATACAGCGCAGAAGACAAGGGATTTAATTAAAAAAGCTTTGGGGGGTATCCTGTTTGTAGATGAAGCTTATTCGTTAGCCCGTGGGGGAGAAAAGGATTTTGGTAAGGAAGCAGTTGATTGTCTAACAAAGGCGATGGAAGATCATAAAAACGATTTTATTTGCATATTGGCGGGTTACACAGAGGAAATGGATGAATTCCTACAGATTAATCCAGGCTTACCTTCTCGTTTCCCCATTCAGATTCATTTTACCGATTATGAGGTGGAGGAGCTGATGGAGATTGCATCTATCATGGTCGAGGAAAAACAATATGTTCTCTCCTCTACGGCGAAAGAAAAAATGAAACAACACCTGATCCACTTGCTTTCCGATCCTTTTTTGGAGTCATTTAGCAATGCTCGCTACATACGTAATTTATTGGAGAAAGCAATCCGTGCTCAAGCTATGCGTTTGCTAAAGAATGCTAAACCAAGCAAAGAAGAATTAATGAATATACGAGCAGAAGACTTGCATATAAGTCATTTTTTAAACTGA
- a CDS encoding AraC family transcriptional regulator has protein sequence MDMLLEWKNSGFRLFTLQQGQSDELHDHGDYLQVSMPIDNEIEIQWNKSYQRVAAKQRLLVQPDDQHRHLATYGPATIMLVGFQHDFLQEVWENEQSVRKRPALEYTSLSTEVVPLFQQTVQRAFQRSLFEPMDELHQMELEWEVARLFLTLHSKKNTDSELEVTCLHEHPGVKRAIDYMHQEFKHPLTLEEIAGIAGSSKFHFIHQFKRNKRMTPGQYLQQLRIKEAAYLLRSTDWEITRIAYEAGFGSLSSFQRVWKQQYGASASNFRKNV, from the coding sequence ATGGATATGCTTCTAGAATGGAAAAACAGCGGTTTTCGGCTGTTTACATTACAACAAGGTCAAAGTGACGAATTACACGATCATGGTGATTATTTGCAAGTAAGCATGCCAATAGACAATGAGATAGAGATTCAATGGAATAAAAGCTACCAAAGGGTTGCTGCTAAGCAGAGGCTGTTGGTACAGCCAGATGATCAACATCGTCATCTTGCTACCTATGGCCCAGCTACTATTATGTTGGTTGGCTTCCAGCATGATTTTTTACAAGAAGTATGGGAAAATGAACAGTCTGTTAGAAAGAGACCTGCACTGGAATACACAAGTTTGTCTACAGAGGTTGTACCACTTTTTCAGCAAACGGTACAACGGGCTTTTCAACGATCATTATTTGAACCAATGGACGAGCTACATCAAATGGAACTGGAGTGGGAGGTAGCCAGATTATTCCTTACCCTTCATTCAAAAAAGAATACAGATAGTGAGCTAGAAGTGACATGCTTGCATGAACATCCGGGTGTCAAAAGAGCGATCGATTATATGCATCAAGAATTTAAACACCCCTTAACACTTGAAGAGATAGCAGGTATTGCTGGTAGTAGCAAATTTCATTTTATCCATCAGTTTAAAAGAAATAAAAGAATGACACCTGGACAATATCTGCAACAATTACGGATAAAAGAGGCAGCTTATTTACTACGTTCCACAGATTGGGAGATCACCCGTATTGCATATGAAGCTGGTTTTGGGAGCCTCAGTTCATTTCAACGCGTGTGGAAGCAACAGTATGGCGCCTCAGCCAGCAATTTTAGAAAAAATGTTTGA
- a CDS encoding DeoR/GlpR transcriptional regulator, which translates to MVKAGDEMFAEERRGKILEILHEAQRVLVKELAEQFHVSIDSIRRDLSIMEEQGLLKKTHGGAIPVSAVRKPVAPSAIRFKDGPSHITAISKTAVSYIQEHDTIFLSGTSLHFHMLKFLPQHMPITVVTNSIKIAEQLRESEKTDVYLIGGQVKKTGTISDIIANEMVKQFTIDLCFLTAGAISLQGVSTATPEVASFSRAVLEVSRRRFILASHEEMGHDAFSKIGPLNSFHLLITDEGTPKELRDQMEKQGLEVTVAKGSYPIAVPDYS; encoded by the coding sequence ATGGTGAAGGCAGGCGATGAGATGTTTGCTGAAGAGAGAAGAGGAAAGATTCTGGAGATCCTACATGAAGCGCAGCGTGTGTTGGTGAAGGAATTAGCGGAACAATTTCACGTTTCTATTGATTCCATTCGGAGAGATTTGTCCATTATGGAAGAGCAGGGACTTTTGAAAAAAACGCACGGTGGGGCTATCCCTGTATCAGCAGTGCGTAAGCCTGTTGCACCGTCAGCAATACGCTTCAAGGATGGACCCAGTCATATTACTGCCATTTCTAAAACAGCAGTATCCTACATTCAAGAGCACGATACGATATTTTTAAGTGGAACAAGCTTACATTTTCATATGTTAAAATTTTTACCTCAACATATGCCTATAACAGTGGTGACCAATTCGATTAAAATTGCCGAACAGTTACGTGAATCTGAAAAAACCGACGTTTATCTGATAGGAGGACAAGTCAAGAAAACTGGTACGATTTCCGATATTATCGCAAATGAAATGGTGAAACAATTCACGATTGATCTTTGTTTCTTAACGGCTGGAGCGATTAGTTTACAAGGCGTTAGCACTGCAACACCAGAAGTGGCAAGCTTTAGCCGTGCTGTCCTGGAAGTTTCGCGTCGGCGTTTTATTTTAGCTTCTCACGAAGAGATGGGGCATGACGCTTTTTCTAAAATAGGTCCCCTCAACAGTTTTCATTTACTTATCACCGATGAGGGAACCCCAAAAGAGTTGCGAGATCAAATGGAAAAGCAAGGTCTAGAGGTAACAGTAGCAAAAGGAAGTTATCCAATCGCGGTTCCAGATTATTCGTAA
- a CDS encoding RNA chaperone Hfq encodes MKQTINIQDTFLNHLRKENIAVTIYLVNGFQLRGYIKAFDNFTIVIDTEGKQQLVYKHAISTFTPQRPVSLMSESQAQQS; translated from the coding sequence ATGAAACAGACGATCAATATTCAAGATACGTTCTTAAACCATCTACGAAAAGAAAATATCGCAGTTACCATATATTTGGTAAACGGATTCCAATTGCGAGGCTATATCAAAGCGTTTGATAACTTCACAATCGTTATTGATACAGAAGGCAAGCAACAATTGGTTTATAAACATGCGATTTCTACGTTTACTCCACAACGTCCTGTATCTTTGATGTCGGAAAGCCAAGCACAACAATCGTAA
- the miaA gene encoding tRNA (adenosine(37)-N6)-dimethylallyltransferase MiaA, producing MKEKENLVVIVGPTAVGKTALSLQLAQQFNGEIISGDSMQVYRGMDIGTAKASDEERAIVPHHLIDIMNPDEEYSVAIFQQQARRLITQINQRNHLPIIVGGTGLYIQSVTHDYQFSEADQDAEMRDRLQKYADVEGVEALHRRLREHDPITADRLHPNDVRRVIRAIEIYELTGKRMSDFQNQAAYSPYNLKIIGLTMDRAKLYERVNQRVDVMIEAGLVEEVRILLDQGYSADLVAMQGLGYKELIPYLYGEITLDKAISDIKQRTRHFAKRQLTWFRRMPQLEWYDMTNPDSYEQVVETITSALEGKFHSTPNI from the coding sequence ATGAAGGAAAAAGAAAACTTAGTGGTAATTGTAGGCCCTACTGCGGTAGGTAAAACAGCTCTAAGCCTACAATTAGCCCAACAATTCAACGGAGAGATCATCTCTGGAGATTCCATGCAGGTATATCGTGGCATGGATATAGGTACAGCTAAAGCTTCTGATGAAGAGCGTGCTATTGTTCCCCATCATCTGATTGATATCATGAACCCAGATGAGGAATATTCTGTAGCTATCTTTCAACAGCAGGCGCGGAGGCTAATCACCCAAATAAATCAGCGTAATCATCTACCCATCATCGTGGGTGGAACAGGACTTTACATACAGTCAGTTACTCATGATTATCAATTCTCTGAGGCGGATCAGGACGCGGAAATGCGAGATCGGTTGCAAAAATATGCTGACGTAGAAGGAGTAGAAGCCCTACACCGACGCTTACGTGAACATGATCCTATTACAGCAGATCGTTTGCATCCTAATGATGTGCGCAGAGTTATTCGAGCGATAGAAATTTACGAGTTGACTGGAAAACGTATGTCTGATTTTCAGAATCAGGCGGCCTATTCTCCTTACAATTTAAAAATTATTGGCTTGACGATGGATCGGGCGAAGCTCTATGAACGAGTAAATCAACGAGTAGATGTAATGATTGAGGCTGGTTTAGTAGAAGAGGTTCGTATTCTGCTTGACCAAGGGTATTCAGCCGATTTAGTAGCTATGCAAGGCTTGGGTTACAAGGAGCTTATCCCTTATCTTTATGGAGAGATTACTCTGGACAAAGCTATTTCTGATATCAAGCAACGAACACGCCATTTTGCTAAGCGTCAGCTAACCTGGTTTAGACGCATGCCTCAGTTGGAATGGTACGATATGACCAATCCCGATTCTTATGAACAAGTGGTTGAAACAATTACCAGTGCGTTGGAAGGAAAGTTCCATTCAACGCCGAATATATAA